A DNA window from Impatiens glandulifera chromosome 7, dImpGla2.1, whole genome shotgun sequence contains the following coding sequences:
- the LOC124946089 gene encoding kinesin-like protein KIN-14S, producing the protein MSSPRDATEQIEESGDLDDCMISEQISPTQDHPRPILLKVKELRSKVQNLSSVHDQLYNQVKGFTSESFPSSEVVGALNDLSTQQEVMKKKHIEEYELLKKKYLEESLERKRLYNEVIELKGNIRVFCRCRPLNQGEIKNGCTSVVDHESSGENELQIICSDSSKKQFKFDHVFRPEDDQEAVFAQTSPIVTSVLDGYNVCIFAYGQTGTGKTFTMEGIPENRGVNYRTLENLFRISNERCGVMRYELYVSMLEVYNEKIRDLLLEENSNQPSKKLEIKQTSDGAQEVPGLVETHVHNSNEIWDLLKKGSRARSVGSTNANELSSRSHCLLRLTVKGESLINGQQTKSHLWLVDLAGSERVGKIEVEGERLKESQCINKSLSALGDVIAALASKTAHVPYRNSKLTHILQSSLGGDCKTLMFVQMSPSSSDLGETLCSLNFASRVRGIEQGPARKQADISEIHKYKQLAEKAKQDEKEMKKLQGSVLSLQLRLSSREHICKSLQDKVRDLENQLGEERKTRLKQETRALAAATTTSKGGAGVNNNNGERKPPLAPPLKNSRMPLRRITNFLPTSAASYPPLPPPSSTKNTTNNNRYSIMFRGPVSSVDKENPMSSAIKNNYKKKPLQARRCSFVIKPSAAAASTKTSQPLQPRRRASVATFRTESSSNSMTANGSTITPRRGSVVRVRTDRQSFVWDPQRLWRSSRVQSSSMMQQQQVGRGEVTPMAQITGKRFMASP; encoded by the exons ATGTCCTCGCCTAGAGATGCAACAG AACAAATTGAAGAAAGCGGCGATTTGGATGATTGCATGATTTCAGAACAAATCTCCCCAACCCAAGATCACCCTCGTCCAATTCTACTGAAAGTTAAAGAATTGAGGAGCAAAGTTCAG AATTTGAGCAGTGTCCATGATCAATTGTACAATCAAGTGAAAGGATTCACCTCTGAATCATTTCCTAGTTCTGAAGTTGTTGGCGCACTTAATGATCTAA GTACCCAGCAAGAGGTTATGAAAAAGAAACACATTGAAGAATATgaacttttgaagaagaaatATCTTGAAGAGTCTTTAGAGAGAAAGCGGCTTTACAATGAGGTGATCGAGCTTAAAGGGAATATTAGAGTTTTCTGCAGATGTAGACCTTTAAATCAGGGTGAAATAAAAAATGGCTGCACTTCTGTAGTGGATCATGAATCCTCGGGGGAGAACGAGCTTCAGATCATATGCTCTGATTCCTCCAAAAAGCAGTTCAAGTTTGATCATGTATTCAGGCCTGAGGATGACCAAG AGGCTGTTTTTGCTCAAACTTCCCCAATAGTTACATCTGTACTAGATGGATATAATGTCTGTATTTTTGCTTATGGACAAACTGGTACAGGCAAGACATTTACGATGGAAGGAATTCCTGAAAATAGAGGTGTTAACTATCGAACTCTGGAGAATTTATTCAGGATTTCTAATGAAAGGTGTGGAGTTATGAGATATGAATTGTATGTAAGCATGTTGGAAGTCTATAATGAGAAGATAAGAGACCTCCTCCTTGAAGAGAACTCCAATCAACCTTCTAAAAA attgGAGATAAAGCAGACGTCGGATGGAGCACAAGAAGTCCCTGGGCTAGTAGAAACTCATGTTCACAATTCTAATGAAATCTGGGACCTGCTTAAGAAAGGAAGTCGAGCCAGATCTGTTGGATCTACTAATGCTAATGAGCTTAGTAGCCGTTCCCATTG CTTGTTGAGGTTGACAGTTAAGGGGGAGAGTTTGATAAATGGTCAACAGACAAAGAGCCACTTATGGCTGGTAGATTTGGCTGGAAGTGAGAGGGTGGGGAAGATCGAAGTAGAAGGAGAAAGACTGAAGGAATCCCAATGTATAAACAAATCCCTCTCGGCACTTGGTGATGTTATTGCTGCTCTAGCATCCAAAACAGCCCATGTTCCATACAG GAACTCGAAGCTTACACATATACTACAAAGCTCCCTTG GAGGAGATTGCAAAACTTTAATGTTTGTTCAGATGAGTCCAAGTTCATCTGACTTGGGAGAAACTCTCTGCTCTCTTAACTTTGCAAGCCGTGTGCGTGGTATCGAGCAAGGCCCTGCTCGCAAACAGGCCGACATTTCTGAAATTCACAAGTATAAGCAACTG GCAGAGAAAGCTAAACAAGATGAGAAGgagatgaagaaattgcaaggTAGTGTCCTGTCATTGCAACTCAGGCTCAGCTCTAGAGAACACATCTGCAAAAGTCTTCAAGACAAG GTTCGGGATCTAGAGAATCAGTTGGGAGAGGAGAGAAAAACAAGATTAAAACAAGAAACTAGAGCTTTGGCAGCAGCAACAACAACTTCAAAAGGTGGTGCTGGTGTCAATAATAACAATGGTGAAAGAAAACCGCCACTTGCTCCTCCCTTAAAAAATAGTAGAATGCCTTTAAGAAGGATAACAAATTTCTTACCTACATCTGCTGCATCTtatcctcctcttcctcctccttcATCAACCAAAAACACGACAAACAACAACAGATATTCAATCATGTTTCGTGGTCCTGTTTCTTCTGTTGACAAAGAAAACCCCATGTCATCAgccatcaaaaacaattataagaAGAAACCTTTGCAAGCAAGAAGGTGTTCTTTTGTCATAAAGccttctgctgctgctgcttctaCTAAAACGAGTCAGCCTCTTCAACCTAGAAGACGGGCATCGGTCGCCACCTTTCGAACCGAGTCCAGCTCGAATTCAATGACTGCTAATGGTTCTACTATTACTCCACGTCGTGGCTCGGTTGTTAGAGTCAGGACAGACCGTCAGTCCTTTGTATGGGATCCGCAAAGGTTGTGGAGGTCGTCGAGAGTTCAATCTTCTTCAATGATGCAGCAGCAGCAAGTGGGGAGGGGAGAGGTGACGCCAATGGCCCAAATAACTGGCAAGAGATTCATGGCAAGTCCTTAA
- the LOC124945036 gene encoding lipid phosphate phosphatase 2-like gives MAWKNLFIFDYFRRTSQGTVMNEIELGVHTIKSHGAQVARFHLHDWLILILLIAIEVVLNIIHPFYRFVGKDMMTDLKYPLKDNTVPIWSVPLYAVVLPIVVFYLFYYRRKDVFDLHNAILGLLFAVLITGVLTDSIKVATGRPRPDFFWRCFPDGVENYDSLGDVICTGKASVIKEGHKSFPSGHASWSFAGLSFLSLYLAGKIKVFDQRGHVAKLCLLFLPILMACLVAISRVDDYWHHWQDVFAGGLLGLSVATFCYLQFFPPPYDNDGWGPYAYFRALNESNTNPQAAAVGEVQIPSQSPYGGGYIPPQAGQNRMMNDIESG, from the exons GGTACTGTAATGAATGAGATTGAACTTGGAGTGCACACCATTAAGTCACATGGTGCTCAAGTTGCGAGATTTCACCTTCATGATTGGCTCATACTAATTCTTCTTATCGCCATTGAAGTTGTCCTAAACATCATTCATCCCTTTTATCGTTTTGTCGGTAAAGACATGATGACTGATCTTAAATATCCTCTTAAAGATAACACCGTCCCTATCTGGTCTGTTCCT CTATACGCAGTTGTCTTGCCCATCGTTGTTTTCTATCTCTTTTATTACCGTCGAAAAGATGTCTTTGATCTTCACAATGCCATATTAG GGTTATTGTTTGCTGTGCTGATAACCGGGGTCTTAACCGACTCGATAAAAGTTGCCACTGGTCGGCCTCGACCAGATTTCTTTTGGCGTTGCTTTCCAGACGGAGTCGAA AATTATGACAGTTTGGGGGATGTAATATGCACCGGTAAAGCTAGTGTCATTAAGGAAGGACACAAAAGTTTTCCAAGTGGACATGCTTCTT GGTCGTTTGCGGGTCTTAGTTTTTTATCGCTATACTTAGCTGGAAAAATAAAGGTTTTCGACCAAAGAGGCCACGTGGCGAAGCTATGTCTTCTCTTCCTTCCAATCCTCATGGCGTGTCTTGTTGCTATCTCTCGGGTAGACGACTATTGGCATCACTGGCAAGATGTGTTTGCCGGAGGCCTTCTAG GTCTTTCCGTGGCGACGTTTTGCTACTTGCAGTTCTTCCCGCCTCCATATGACAACGACG GTTGGGGTCCATATGCTTATTTTCGAGCATTAAACGAGTCAAACACTAACCCACAAGCAGCCGCGGTTGGAGAGGTTCAGATTCCCAGTCAATCTCCATATGGTGGAGGGTATATTCCTCCGCAAGCCGGTCAGAACAGGATGATGAACGACATAGAATCTGGATGA